From Brassica oleracea var. oleracea cultivar TO1000 chromosome C3, BOL, whole genome shotgun sequence, a single genomic window includes:
- the LOC106330177 gene encoding F-box protein At2g38590-like: MYKTLSAWRVSQGNTYWPASPRKTYERIDNHIICFDFTSESFGPLLRLPFDAGDDDTVTLSSVREEKLAVLFTHYELGGPLELEIWISTKIEAEKVSWSKFLRVADAEFYPLISYDCLFIDEEKKFAKSFEDDYPKTFNIVGEAGYFKKLELGERLGRDIKWMQHVCSYVRSLADIKQPAAAGGKRKQQSELEKQRYDQNMARLVAIKTA; the protein is encoded by the coding sequence ATGTATAAAACTTTATCAGCGTGGCGTGTCTCTCAAGGAAATACTTACTGGCCTGCTTCACCAAGGAAGACATACGAAAGGATTGACAATCACATAATCTGTTTCGATTTTACAAGTGAGAGTTTTGGTCCTCTTCTGCGTCTGCCGTTTGACGCTGGTGATGATGACACTGTGACTTTATCAAGTGTTAGAGAAGAGAAGCTTGCGGTTTTATTCACTCACTACGAATTAGGAGGTCCACTGGAGTTAGAGATATGGATTAGTACTAAGATTGAGGCCGAAAAGGTGTCGTGGAGCAAGTTCTTGAGAGTGGCGGACGCGGAATTTTACCCTCTGATTTCATATGATTGTTTATTCATTGACGAGGAGAAGAAATTCGCCAAGAGTTTTGAAGATGACTACCCCAAAACATTTAACATTGTTGGAGAGGCTGGATACTTTAAGAAGTTGGAACTCGGAGAACGTTTAGGCAGAGACATAAAGTGGATGCAACATGTGTGCTCTTATGTTCGAAGCCTAGCTGATATCAAGCAACCTGCTGCTGCTGGAGGTAAAAGGAAACAACAAAGCGAGTTAGAAAAGCAACGATATGATCAAAACATGGCGAGACTTGTTGCAATTAAAACTGCT
- the LOC106335723 gene encoding mediator of RNA polymerase II transcription subunit 27-like: MQSLQQLQLLQNPTEAANSQSELEAPPKQVAQAMERLNQAARVIADIRLGADRVFEALFLTSHPRTSTTDTSLQLLLKEDASMRQHLHDLRSIGKKLEESGVLTESLRSRSNSWGLHMPLVCPDGAVVAYAWKRQLAGQAGASAVDRTRLALKAFTDQKRRFFPHIDDGVKMESRSKKHRASHSVLEHGGGEPFDCKTLPDIQSRLEKLVPNVKVSTYGRLSWLKRANSLPGSGSDDDPPEASKLVFQSSSKLRSGLEAEVADKVAVIELYVPSVFRAVVSLNPAGSVDPDSVAFFSPDEGGSYLHSRGFSAHHVYKHITEHASTVLQYFLGFGTGTALYSLLLWICSFESLFSKPCSKCGRLLAMDKKSALILPPLHRAYQELPLAANLDVCEAYHGGCSPDDS, encoded by the exons ATGCAGTCGTTACAGCAGCTCCAACTTCTCCAGAACCCTACCGAGGCGGCGAACAGTCAGTCTGAACTGGAGGCGCCGCCGAAGCAGGTGGCTCAGGCCATGGAGCGACTCAACCAAGCGGCTCGAGTAATCGCCGATATTCGCCTCGGCGCAGACCGTGTCTTCGAAGCCTTGTTCCTAACCTCTCATCCTCGCACCAGCACCACCGATACGTCTCTTCAGCTCTTACTCAAAGAAGACGCATCCATGCGCCAACACCTTCACGATCTCCGTTCAATTG GGAAGAAGTTGGAAGAGTCTGGGGTTCTCACTGAGTCTCTCAGGTCGAGGAGTAACTCGTGGGGTCTTCACATGCCGTTGGTTTGTCCAGATGGTGCGGTCGTTGCATATGCGTGGAAGAGGCAGCTTGCTGGCCAAGCTGGTGCTTCTGCTGTTGATAGAACTAG GTTAGCTCTCAAGGCTTTTACGGATCAAAAGAGGCGTTTCTTTCCTCACATTGACGATGGAGTAAAGATGGAATCAAGATCAAAGAAACATCGTGCATCCCATTCAGTATTAGAACATGGAGGAGGGGAGCCGTTTGATTGCAAAACATTGCCAGATATACAATCGCGTTTAGAGAAGCTGGTTCCGAATGTGAAGGTGTCTACTTATGGACGGTTGAGCTGGCTCAAAAGAGCTAATTCTTTACCTGGATCAGGCAGTGATGATGATCCTCCAGAAGCATCGAAACTTGTTTTTCAGAGTTCTAGTAAGCTGAGATCAGGGTTAGAGGCTGAAGTCGCTGATAAAGTTGCTGTAATTGAGTTGTATGTTCCATCCGTGTTCAGAGCTGTGGTCTCGTTGAATCCAGCTGGTTCTGTTGATCCAGATTCTGTTGCATTCTTCTCTCCAGATGAG GGAGGCAGCTACTTACATTCGAGAGGCTTCTCGGCTCATCATGTGTACAAACACATCACG GAACATGCTTCTACGGTCTTGCAATATTTCCTCGGTTTTGGTACCGGAACCGCTCTGTACTCTCTTCTG CTATGGATATGCAGTTTTGAATCCTTATTTAGTAAACCATGCAG TAAATGTGGAAGGCTATTAGCGATGGATAAAAAATCTGCTCTAATTCTACCTCCTCTACACCGAGCTTACCAAGAATTGCCTCTTGCAGCCAACCTCGATGTTTGTGAAGCTTACCACGGCGGTTGCTCTCCAGATGATTCCTAA
- the LOC106330178 gene encoding uncharacterized protein LOC106330178, with the protein MKSMAVEAILLLQERINDDDEETVKMQLLVPSRVIGCVIGRSGSVITQIRKRTNASICISKGNNDDLVEILIRGERQGKAAWEWFLQTDSMVMKVVSRQEVMVWYQSVHTHMEGKFCKLQQRTWRLLYHFVSNGLKLFFSCISFCLSSQILVKI; encoded by the exons ATGAAGTCTATGGCTGTTGAAGCTATTCTTCTTCTGCAAGAGAGGATAAATGATGATGATGAGGAGACTGTTAAGATGCAACTTCTTGTTCCTTCCAGGGTTATTGGATGCGTTATAGGTAGAAGCGGCTCTGTCATAACCCAAATCAGGAAAAGAACCAATGCTAGTATCTGTATCTCGAAAGGGAATAACGATGATCTTGTTGAG ATTTTGATCAGAGGCGAGAGACAGGGGAAAGCAGCTTGGGAATGGTTTCTTCAGACAGATTCTATGGTTATGAAAGTAGTTTCCCG GCAAGAGGTCATGGTTTGGTATCAGTCAGTCCATACTCATATGGAGGGTAAGTTTTGCAAACTACAACAAAGAACTTGGCGTCTTCTTTATCACTTTGTTTCAAATGGTTTAAAACTTTTTTTCTCGTGTATTAGTTTTTGTTTGTCTTCTCAAATACTTGTAAAAATCTAA
- the LOC106335724 gene encoding uncharacterized protein LOC106335724, whose protein sequence is MAMFKALSFLFVLCFEVHVTMATTHENSSFSFDGLAKSPTFDKDVSLFGDSKLVSSTSSIQLTDSVSGSVGGVLYKKPIKLLQGKERRNSLSFSTHFSFSMPNEISDVMGFVMVPTSFDLGLLGKKDTTSSSALGFLFRYAKNETVVGFEFDVSSGGNRARILIGSQIRNLSFRGDLMMEKGGRLSCMVEYEASSKRMMVRFRKAGSVKMYDPFFSFSVDLEELWSGGEFMVGLSSANGNSSNAHFLYSWGVEIWHPPPVWMHSEPLQPYEALEAERSTEEEEGVERNGCLWGMLGVLVLGAVCGALGAVLALCLWTICGVRRSMVVVVPEECPVKAASVIEEGKK, encoded by the coding sequence ATGGCGATGTTCAAAGCTCTATCCTTTCTGTTTGTTCTGTGCTTCGAGGTTCATGTAACCATGGCTACTACACATGAGAACTCCTCCTTTTCATTTGATGGGTTGGCGAAGTCTCCAACTTTTGACAAGGATGTGTCTCTGTTCGGAGATTCGAAGCTAGTCAGTTCCACTTCTTCGATTCAGCTGACTGACTCAGTGAGTGGAAGCGTGGGAGGAGTCCTTTACAAGAAACCCATCAAGCTTCTCCAAGGTAAAGAGAGGAGGAACTCGTTATCTTTCTCCACTCACTTCTCCTTCTCGATGCCTAACGAGATTAGTGACGTCATGGGTTTTGTAATGGTTCCGACAAGTTTTGATCTTGGTCTGCTCGGTAAGAAAGACACCACCTCCTCCTCTGCTTTAGGGTTTCTGTTTCGATACGCAAAGAACGAGACGGTTGTCGGCTTTGAGTTTGATGTATCCAGTGGAGGTAACCGTGCGAGAATCTTGATAGGTTCTCAAATTAGAAACCTTTCGTTTAGGGGTGACTTGATGATGGAGAAAGGAGGGAGGCTGAGCTGTATGGTTGAGTATGAGGCGAGTTCTAAGAGAATGATGGTTCGGTTTAGAAAAGCCGGTTCGGTTAAGATGTATGATCCGTTCTTCTCTTTCTCGGTGGACTTGGAGGAGCTTTGGAGTGGTGGTGAGTTCATGGTGGGGTTGAGCTCTGCAAACGGGAACTCTTCAAATGCGCATTTTCTATATTCGTGGGGGGTTGAGATATGGCATCCTCCTCCGGTGTGGATGCATTCGGAGCCGCTTCAGCCGTATGAAGCATTGGAGGCTGAGAGATCCACGGAGGAGGAAGAGGGTGTTGAGAGAAACGGGTGTTTATGGGGGATGCTTGGTGTTTTGGTGTTGGGTGCAGTGTGTGGAGCCTTGGGAGCAGTGTTGGCTTTGTGTCTCTGGACAATATGCGGTGTGAGGCGGTCTATGGTGGTGGTGGTTCCAGAGGAATGTCCTGTGAAAGCTGCGAGTGTTATTGAAGAAGGCAAGAAGTAG
- the LOC106329035 gene encoding putative serine/threonine-protein kinase, with protein sequence MFFNCFRVLDKCKRNDRLGQKEAEEICTDNVRVFSYNSLRSATDDFHPSTRIGGGGFGVVYKGVLRDGTQVAVKSLSAESKQGTREFLTEINLISNIHHPNLVNLIGCCIEGNNRILVYEYLENNSLASVLLGSRSKYVPLDWSTRAAICVGTASGLAFLHEEVEPQMVHRDIKASNILLDRNFSPKIGDFGLAKLFPDNVTHISTRVAGTVGYLAPEYALLGQLTKKADVYSFGILVLEVISGGSSSRAAFTDELLVLVEWVWKLREEGRLLECVDPYLTKFPEAEVIRFIKVALFCTQAAAQKRPNMKQVVEMLSRKEIKLNESALTEPGVYRGVNKGGNHRGLGLRGSSSQESSSTQGYKGKSPAVNQGSSSASVISFQSISEVAPR encoded by the exons ATGTTCTTTAATTGCTTCAGAGTTCTTGATAAGTGCAAAAGAAATGATCGTCTTGGTCAGAAAGAAGCTGAAG AGATTTGCACCGACAATGTGAGAGTCTTTTCATATAACTCATTAAGATCAGCCACAGATGATTTCCATCCATCTACCAGAATCGGAGGTGGTGGCTTTGGCGTTGTCTACAAG GGAGTATTGAGAGATGGTACACAAGTAGCAGTGAAATCACTTTCAGCAGAATCTAAACAAGGCACACGCGAGTTCTTGACTGAGATCAACTTGATATCCAACATTCATCATCCTAACCTTGTTAACCTCATTGGCTGCTGCATAGAAGGGAACAATCGGATTCTCGTCTATGAGTACCTTGAGAACAACAGTCTCGCTAGTGTTTTGCTCG GTTCAAGGAGTAAGTATGTTCCACTTGATTGGTCCACAAGAGCTGCCATTTGCGTTGGGACAGCTTCCGGCTTAGCTTTCCTTCACGAGGAAGTCGAGCCTCAGATGGTTCACCGCGACATCAAGGCGAGTAATATCTTACTAGACCGAAACTTTTCTCCCAAGATTGGAGATTTCGGGTTGGCAAAGCTTTTTCCAGACAATGTCACTCACATTAGTACCCGAGTCGCTGGAACAGT GGGATACTTGGCCCCAGAATACGCACTTCTAGGTCAGTTAACAAAAAAGGCAGACGTTTACAGCTTTGGGATACTTGTGCTTGAAGTCATAAGTGGTGGTAGTAGCAGCAGAGCGGCCTTTACAGACGAGTTATTGGTTCTGGTCGAATGG GTATGGAAGCTGAGAGAAGAAGGGAGGCTACTAGAGTGTGTGGATCCATATCTTACCAAGTTTCCTGAAGCAGAAGTGATACGATTCATCAAAGTAGCTCTATTCTGCACTCAAGCCGCGGCACAAAAGAGACCAAACATGAAGCAAGTGGTGGAGATGCTTAGCAGGAAAGAGATTAAGCTCAACGAGTCTGCCTTAACGGAGCCTGGTGTCTACAGAGGTGTCAACAAGGGAGGCAACCACCGTGGCCTCGGTCTTAGAGGTAGCAGCTCACAGGAGAGCTCATCAACACAAGGTTACAAAGGGAAAAGCCCAGCTGTTAATCAAGGATCGTCGTCGGCTTCTGTTATTTCGTTTCAGAGCATTTCAGAGGTGGCTCCTAGATGA
- the LOC106329517 gene encoding pentatricopeptide repeat-containing protein At3g09040, mitochondrial, with the protein MSFRVLLSPSSPKYETFSLLRRLSSSTDLQRVSPNHDETYNSLLGICLEQCKLLKTRKVFDEMPQRTVHASRIGKAVHSRSLTLGIDSRGRLSNAVVDLYAKCKEIAYAEKVFDSLEKDVTAWNSMLSMYSSIGLPGKVLRSFVSLFKGLFFPNKFTFSIVLSTCARESNVEFGRQIHCCMVKTGFERNSYCGGALVDMYAKCDCIGAARQVFDEILDPNTVCWTCLFSGYVKAGLPEEAVIVFEKMRGEGHRPDHLAFVTVINTYISLGKLKDARVLFGEMASPDVVAWNVMISGHGKRGCESVAVEYFLNMRKFGVRSTRSTLGSVLSAIGIVANLELGLVVHAEAIKQGLACNIYVGSSLVSMYSKCERMEDAAKVFEALEERNDVLWNAMIRGYAHNGEARKVMELFMDMRCSGHNVDDFTFTSLLSTCAASHDLDMGSQFHSVIIKKKLADNLFVGNALVDMYAKCGGVEDARKIFERMWERDNVSWNTMIGGYVQDENESEAFNLFKRMNSCGMVSDGSCLASTLKACANVRGLYQGKQAHCLSVKCGLETDLHAGSSLIDMYAKCGVIEDSRKVFSSMPEWSVVSMNTLIAGYSQNNLDESVVLFREMLNRGVNPSEITFATIVEACDKPETLILGTQFHGQIVKRGVSYEGEYLGISLLGLYMNSCRIVEACVLFSELPSPKSIVLWTGMMSGHSQNGFYEEALKFYKEMRQDGALPDQATFVTVLRVCSVLSSLREGRAIHSLTFHLAHDLDELTSNTLIDMYAKCGDMKSSSQVFDEMKRRSNVVSWNSIINGYAKNGYAEDALKIFDSMRQSHITPDEITFLGVLTACSHAGKVSEGRKIFVMMISQYGIEARVDHVACMVDLLGRWGYLEEAVDFLEAQNLKPDARVWSSLLGACSIHGDDIRGEMAAEKLIELEPQNSSAFVLLSNIYASQGRWEKVNALRKDMKDRGVCKVPGCSWIDVGERKHVFGAGDKSHSDICKIETFLEDIYDVVKDDAIVNHDIMEHASHVCI; encoded by the coding sequence ATGAGCTTTCGAGTTCTCCTGTCGCCGTCCTCCCCCAAGTACGAGACTTTCTCCTTGTTACGTCGTTTGAGTTCCTCCACGGACTTACAACGAGTTTCGCCCAACCATGATGAGACGTACAACAGTCTCCTCGGAATATGTCTGGAGCAATGCAAACTATTAAAAACCCGCAAGGTGTTCGACGAAATGCCTCAGAGAACTGTACACGCCTCGAGAATCGGCAAAGCCGTACATTCCCGGAGCTTGACGCTCGGAATCGATTCCAGAGGGAGATTAAGCAACGCCGTCGTTGATTTATACGCCAAGTGTAAAGAAATAGCTTACGCTGAGAAGGTTTTCGACTCGCTTGAGAAGGATGTAACGGCGTGGAACTCGATGCTATCGATGTATTCGAGCATTGGGCTACCTGGAAAAGTCTTGAGGAGTTTTGTATCGTTGTTTAAGGGTTTGTTTTTCCCAAATAAGTTCACTTTTTCGATTGTTTTATCGACCTGTGCTAGGGAGAGTAATGTAGAGTTTGGTAGACAGATACATTGCTGTATGGTGAAGACGGGTTTTGAAAGGAACTCTTATTGTGGAGGGGCTTTGGTTGATATGTATGCCAAGTGTGACTGTATAGGTGCTGCTCGGCAAGTTTTCGATGAAATATTGGATCCCAATACAGTTTGCTGGACATGTTTGTTTTCTGGCTATGTCAAAGCTGGTTTGCCAGAGGAAGCTGTTATAGTTTTTGAGAAGATGCGGGGTGAAGGACATCGTCCTGACCATCTAGCTTTCGTGACAGTTATAAATACTTACATCAGTTTAGGGAAACTGAAGGATGCACGTGTGTTGTTTGGGGAGATGGCGAGCCCTGATGTGGTAGCGTGGAATGTAATGATATCAGGGCATGGTAAACGAGGGTGTGAGTCAGTGGCTGTTGAGTATTTTCTCAATATGCGGAAGTTTGGTGTTAGATCCACTCGTTCTACACTAGGAAGCGTTTTAAGCGCCATTGGGATTGTAGCGAATCTTGAGTTAGGTTTGGTAGTTCATGCAGAGGCTATTAAACAAGGGCTTGCCTGTAATATATATGTTGGGAGTTCTTTGGTCAGCATGTACTCGAAGTGTGAGAGAATGGAGGATGCTGCGAAAGTATTTGAGGCTTTGGAGGAGAGAAACGACGTCTTGTGGAACGCGATGATCAGAGGTTATGCACATAACGGAGAAGCCCGCAAGGTTATGGAACTGTTTATGGATATGAGATGCTCTGGTCATAACGTTGATGATTTCACCTTTACAAGCTTGTTAAGCACTTGTGCTGCATCACATGATCTTGACATGGGGAGCCAGTTTCACTCGGTTATCATCAAGAAGAAATTAGCGGATAACTTATTCGTTGGAAATGCATTGGTAGACATGTATGCAAAATGCGGAGGTGTCGAAGATGCAAGGAAGATTTTTGAGCGCATGTGGGAACGTGATAATGTATCGTGGAACACGATGATTGGTGGTTATGTCCAAGACGAGAACGAGAGTGAGGCTTTCAACTTGTTCAAGAGGATGAATTCTTGCGGTATGGTGTCTGATGGATCATGTTTAGCTAGCACGCTCAAGGCGTGTGCAAACGTTCGTGGTCTTTATCAAGGCAAACAAGCTCACTGCCTCTCTGTCAAGTGTGGCTTAGAGACGGATCTTCACGCTGGGAGCTCGCTCATTGACATGTATGCCAAGTGTGGGGTCATCGAAGACTCGCGTAAAGTTTTCTCCTCTATGCCTGAGTGGAGCGTTGTGTCGATGAATACTTTAATTGCAGGCTATTCTCAGAACAACTTGGATGAATCTGTGGTTCTCTTTCGAGAGATGCTGAACAGAGGTGTTAACCCATCTGAAATCACTTTTGCCACCATTGTTGAAGCTTGTGATAAACCAGAAACGTTGATCTTAGGAACACAGTTCCATGGTCAAATAGTAAAGAGAGGGGTCTCATATGAAGGTGAATATCTAGGGATTTCTCTTTTGGGTTTATACATGAACTCATGTAGAATTGTGGAGGCGTGTGTTCTTTTCTCAGAGTTGCCAAGCCCTAAGAGTATCGTTCTCTGGACGGGGATGATGTCAGGGCACAGTCAGAACGGTTTCTATGAGGAAGCTTTGAAGTTCTACAAAGAAATGCGTCAGGATGGTGCTTTACCTGATCAGGCAACATTTGTCACTGTTCTTCGAGTGTGCTCTGTCTTATCCTCTTTAAGAGAAGGTAGAGCTATTCATTCTCTTACCTTCCACTTGGCTCATGACCTGGACGAGTTAACCTCTAACACCCTAATAGACATGTATGCTAAATGTGGGGACATGAAAAGTTCATCGCAAGTTTTTGATGAAATGAAGCGTAGAAGCAACGTTGTCTCATGGAACTCCATCATCAATGGATATGCTAAAAATGGTTACGCTGAAGATGCCCTTAAGATATTTGATTCCATGAGACAATCTCATATCACGCCAGATGAAATCACGTTCCTAGGTGTTCTCACAGCTTGTAGCCATGCAGGGAAAGTGTCAGAAGGGAGGAAGATTTTTGTGATGATGATTAGTCAATATGGTATTGAAGCGCGTGTAGATCATGTAGCTTGTATGGTTGATCTTCTAGGAAGATGGGGTTATCTTGAAGAAGCCGTTGACTTTCTAGAAGCACAAAACCTGAAACCAGATGCAAGAGTATGGTCATCGCTCCTTGGTGCATGTAGTATCCATGGAGATGACATTAGAGGAGAAATGGCTGCTGAGAAGCTCATTGAACTTGAACCACAAAACTCGTCAGCTTTTGTTCTTCTTTCGAACATATATGCCTCACAGGGACGTTGGGAGAAGGTCAATGCTTTGAGGAAAGACATGAAAGACAGAGGAGTCTGTAAGGTACCTGGATGTAGTTGGATTGATGTGGGAGAGAGAAAACACGTTTTTGGTGCAGGAGACAAATCTCATTCTGATATTTGCAAAATAGAGACGTTTCTTGAAGATATATATGATGTGGTGAAAGATGATGCAATCGTCAATCATGATATCATGGAACATGCTTCTCATGTTTGTATCTAA